One Nevskiales bacterium genomic window, TGACGCTGGCGGAGCTGTTCGGCAAGGCGCTGGAGCGCAGCCTGACTGCGGAAGGCCGCGCACTGCTCAAGCTGCTGGCCGAGAACGGCCGGCTGCGGGCGGCCGGCGCCATCGCTGCACAGTACGAGGCCTTGCGCGCCGAGGCCGAGTCGCGGGTCAACGTCGAGGTGACGTCCGCGGCCCCGGTCGATCCGGTCCAGCGCGACGCGCTGGCGGCCGCGATCAAGAAGCGTCTGAACCGCGACGTGGCGATCGAATGGAAGACCGACGAGTCGCTGGTGGCGGGGGCGGTGATCCGCGCCGGCGACCTGGTGATCGACGGCTCGGTGCGCGGCGAGCTCGAGCGCCTGGCCACGGCGCTCACGCGCTAGACCCCGACAAGCACAGCATTCTTTAAGGAACGGTTCCCATGCAACTCAATCCTTCTGAAATCAGCGACCTGATCAAGAGCCGCATCAAGAACTTCGAGGCGGTCAGCGAGGCGCGCAACACCGGCACGATCGTGAGCCTGCAGGACGGCATCGTCCGCATCCACGGCCTGTCCGACGCGCTGC contains:
- a CDS encoding F0F1 ATP synthase subunit delta; protein product: MADISTLARPYAKAVFELAREGGRFAEWSAQLAALAAAVADPQLSRLIGHPAVDRVTLAELFGKALERSLTAEGRALLKLLAENGRLRAAGAIAAQYEALRAEAESRVNVEVTSAAPVDPVQRDALAAAIKKRLNRDVAIEWKTDESLVAGAVIRAGDLVIDGSVRGELERLATALTR